The following are encoded in a window of Streptomyces griseiscabiei genomic DNA:
- a CDS encoding VOC family protein, which translates to MTSHLHALSFDANDPEGLARFWAGLLDRETTEDPYGGIALAPDGETALRLRFSPSQEKKTVPNQMHFDLTSASPDDQRRVVERALELGGRHIDIGQLPEEKHVVLADPEGNEFCVIEAGNGFLAGCGFIGALASDGSQEVGYFWSRALDWPLVWDQDEETAIQSPRGGTKITWGGPPLAPKAGKYRLHFDLVPADDSDQRSEIDRLVSLGATPVDIGQGEVDWAVLIDPDGHEFCVLPPIPLP; encoded by the coding sequence ATGACTTCCCACCTCCACGCGCTCAGCTTCGACGCGAACGACCCCGAGGGTCTCGCACGCTTCTGGGCCGGCCTCCTGGACCGGGAGACGACCGAGGACCCCTACGGCGGCATCGCGCTCGCACCGGACGGCGAGACCGCGCTCCGGCTGCGCTTTTCGCCCAGCCAGGAGAAGAAGACCGTCCCCAACCAGATGCACTTCGACCTGACCAGCGCCTCCCCCGACGACCAGCGGCGGGTCGTGGAGCGTGCGCTGGAGCTCGGCGGACGCCACATCGACATCGGCCAGCTCCCGGAGGAGAAGCACGTGGTCCTCGCCGACCCCGAGGGCAACGAGTTCTGTGTGATCGAGGCGGGCAACGGCTTCCTCGCCGGCTGCGGCTTCATCGGCGCGCTCGCGAGCGACGGCTCGCAGGAGGTCGGGTACTTCTGGAGCCGGGCGCTGGACTGGCCCCTGGTCTGGGACCAGGACGAGGAGACCGCGATCCAGTCACCGCGGGGCGGCACGAAGATCACCTGGGGCGGCCCTCCGCTGGCCCCGAAGGCCGGGAAGTACCGCCTCCACTTCGACCTCGTCCCGGCCGACGACAGCGACCAGCGGAGCGAGATCGACCGCCTCGTCTCCCTCGGCGCGACCCCCGTCGACATCGGCCAGGGCGAGGTCGACTGGGCGGTCCTGATCGACCCCGACGGCCACGAGTTCTGCGTACTGCCGCCAATACCCCTGCCGTGA